Genomic window (Daucus carota subsp. sativus chromosome 5, DH1 v3.0, whole genome shotgun sequence):
TTACATATAATAACGATGTTTAGTTTGGGATTGTGGAATATGAAAATGGGTCGGAGTCGGGTCAAGAGAATGAGTACTTAAACGAGGGTTTATTTCAGATTTATAGCTAGGGTTTAACAAGCTGTCTCTTGTGAAATACACTACAACAATGGCGGAAGAAGCAAAAACCCAGATAATTGACGAGACTAATAAGGACCCATCTGCACAAGACATGGAGCTTGAACCTCAGGCGCCTGTATCCGATCAAACTGACGGCGATGTGGCTGAGAACGGTGGcaaacgaaagagagatgatGCTGATGAATCAGAGGATCAGAATGGTGAAGGGGAAAACGGGTCGGGTTTAAAAGGCCCGGTGAAATTGGGGTTCAAGAGTTTTGCAACAGCTGTTGAGATGTTTGATTATTTCTTCGCTTTCTTGCATAGTTGGTCcccaaatattaatatcaacaaGGTActtactaattttttaatgatttcatAGTGGTTGTGCAATTTAGATAGAATTGATTTGGTTTTTCTCGAGTGTTATAATCATGAATGAGCGGCAAGCCCGCAACTTTATTAAGTGTCTGCAAACGATGAGGCATTAGATGTATGCAATGTGTAAATCTATGAAATTTGATTTATTGCTGCGATTCCTACAGATGAAAAGTTAGTACCTTCAGTCATAATTTGTTAGATTGTTGATGCGACTTATAGTAATGAGCCATGTACTCTGATAATATATGAATGAATCCATGTAGTTTTCGGGTAGTCCCTGTCTAGTTACAACCCTGCTGTCTGTAAGCGTAATCTCTTAGCGGCATCGTAGGTTGTACATGTTCAATGTGTCCAATTTTACAACTTTATGGAATTTTGACACTTGTGTACGTGATAGAGCTTTTCTCTTAAATTGTGGTATGTCTTATTTAAAGTTTGAGTTTTGGTTCTTGGTGTGCTTTTTGTTTGTGAAAATTTTTTAGATTCATTGCAAATGCAAGTAAAGACCGTGGCCGCTTGTAGTTTTGTTTTCTCAACCAGAGGAGAGATGTCTACTAGATTGGATTTCTTGTGTAGTTGGTAAGGGTATGGAGGATAGAATGCAGTCATGgaagttattattatatatgtcaAGGCAACTTACTCTTCCTTACTAGCAGTATGAATAAGTGTTTAGACCCATAGAGTTACCTCCTTTTCTTTGTTAGTTGTCTCTGTTTACTATCAGAGTTGGTCCATGTCTCACATTTTCTCCAAATCAGTTTGAGCATCAGCAGACTCAAGTATCAACTGTCTGATTAACTATTTGGCAGTTGAGATCTAGAATTTCATCTAACCTCTTACGCCTATTAGTCAAGGAATGAAAGCTCCTCATCTGCATAATTGGTGTTGGGAAAAGTTATATCCATTCCTAATAATTGTAGGTGCTGAAGCGAAATTTGCATCCACACCTGATAGGTAATTGAAATTAGTAAGATCTTAACCATGACAATTATATCACAGTTTTAAGTCGTGCAACATCGCGAATCGGGGAAGTAGTGTTTCTTTTTGGTTTGTAGTTTCAAGTCATCATGAATTGTAATGCTTGTACTGAATTGTTGcttaattatttttgatcaaaagACAGACTTCATAGGCATCTCTTCCTTGGACTGTAAAACTACTGAATTTTGTTACAAAAGAGAGCAAGTAAaaatctttttgtaaattaCAGAGTGTGCAATTGCTTTATGTTATCTGCTATTATAAGCATCTGTCTTGCTAGCACAATGGTTTTAGGTTAGGATTTCGTCCATGCATATTTGCATCTGATTCAGCCATTCAGGTGTATTTTATTATTGCCTGTGAAAATATAGATATTCAAGATTGCTTACTCGGGTTTTGTATGTGGGCGTGAGGGATTGAGTTGCCTACTTATCCTTAACTGTTTGCCTTTTGCAGTATGAGCACGTGATGTTGCTTGAGTTGCTGCAGAAGGGTCATCAGGAGCCAGAGAAGAAAATCGGTGATGGTATTAGTTCCTTCCAAGTCCGGTATcatccagaattcaaaagtcgTTGTTTCTTCCTAATTAGGAATGACGATTCTGTTGACGATTTCAGCTTCAGGAAGTGTGTGGACCACATACTTCCTCTGCCAGAAAACATGCAGCTGAAACCTGATGTCAACAAAGCACTAGGTGGACGCGGTGGTGGTGGAAGAGGTTGGCGTGGTCGTGGCCGCGGAAGAGGTGGTAAACCTAGAAATTGAGATGGCAATATCATTCTAGTGCTAGGCAGTTGTGTTATTTTTGCTGTGTAACATTATCTATcatgttatttaaattttgaactgtCAGGAACAAATGATACTTGAGGTACTGTTTTTCTTTTATCTTATTGTTCAATTTCTCTTtctatattttctaaatattttgaaCTGTATCTTAGTTTTTTACTTAAATGACAAGAACGGTAGTAGTGTAACACCTTTATTGTAAGGGATAATGAGCTTTATTACAATAATGTGAACTCCAAAATCAGAGTTCTTAATTTAACGCAGGCAAAACTTAGAATTAAGATAACCAAGACCAATTTGTGTTAAATCTGACATACAAATTAAGAACGCCTTTCGGTAAATGAATTTTACAAACTTAGAATAAGATATAAGTTTAATTGCAGGCAAAACTAGGAGATTTGTAGGAGCTGTTCCAGTCCTAGAAGCAGCTAGCAGGCATTTGGAAGCTATGTTATGGTCGCATGAGGTATCAGATGGTCCTGTGATTATAGAATCTGATTCACTCCTGAGTGTTGAAGCTATCAATCATGGCCATGACAATGTTCTGAAAAATGGAGATCTAGTGCAGCAATGTCAAGAAATGCTTGGAAATCATGGTAGGATCTCACTTAGTCACGTTAAAAAACAAGCGAATAAGGTAGCCCATAATCTGGTTAGGTTTCCTTGTGAGCCtaattgtttgattgttttattgttTTCCCGTCTCCTCCATCATGTTTGTTGGAGACAATATTGTCAGATGTTTTCGAGGTTAAATAAAATTctcattctcaaaaaaaaaaaagatataagtttaatatattataaatataaaaaacatattctg
Coding sequences:
- the LOC108220648 gene encoding protein EMBRYO DEFECTIVE 514, with product MAEEAKTQIIDETNKDPSAQDMELEPQAPVSDQTDGDVAENGGKRKRDDADESEDQNGEGENGSGLKGPVKLGFKSFATAVEMFDYFFAFLHSWSPNININKYEHVMLLELLQKGHQEPEKKIGDGISSFQVRYHPEFKSRCFFLIRNDDSVDDFSFRKCVDHILPLPENMQLKPDVNKALGGRGGGGRGWRGRGRGRGGKPRN